A part of Anolis carolinensis isolate JA03-04 unplaced genomic scaffold, rAnoCar3.1.pri scaffold_10, whole genome shotgun sequence genomic DNA contains:
- the map4k1 gene encoding mitogen-activated protein kinase kinase kinase kinase 1 isoform X2: MEAIFDLTNCGFAWSSVRVALFKMSTKGANILLNDHGEVKLADFGISAQLSATFARRMSFIGTPYWMAPEVAAVELKGGYNELCDVWSVGITAIELAELQPPLFDTHPLRVLVLMTKSCYQSPKLKEKGRWTPAFHNFVKVTLTKNPKKRPSASKMLTHQFVAQQGLGRNLTLDLLEKLRDPDKLSSCRCETEEEEQEPPPPVPRRIRSSQRQDVTSPGYAEPQAHNFLLDRRNRRSLESPNFTENTTDPGYGTGSDLYSSPFSGREATTDSDNDYDDVDIPSRHHASSESLSANVPPPLPPKPKLRTPSDETGVERSATRCPSKPIFRGRCSSGPVTSRAPQLMSPMAAEGSHSFARSVPELRPIPPAEEPPILPPKPEKKEKQDRALFKKVFNECPLHIISATSWTHPNTNELHLILGAEEGIFALNRNELEPTLELLYHSRTTWVYCIGNVLMSLSGKSSQLFSHSLPGLYEQSRREQRPGMAISPHRLLPRKNVITTKIQDTKGCQRCCTAMNAQSNCHYLCGALEAGVVLLQWYEPMQKFMLVKYFDFPLPSPLPVFEMLVAPDQEYPLVCFGVSKGPSGQAVQFRIINLNSLTSWFIDDSSAPACSDPVQVTQLDSKRVLVLMHKSIQFVTLQGLLLQSPPQLTCDVEVESLAVVHNTVYAFWRHGVQTWLIGSRQVAQDLRDKRWTFRLLGASSIVVLETRPVDEPNSTSNLYVPE; encoded by the exons CTGACTTTGGTATCTCAGCTCAACTCAGTGCTACATTTGCCCGGAGGATGTCTTTCATCGGTACACCTTActg GATGGCCCCAGAAGTGGCAGCGGTGGAGCTCAAGGGAGGATATAATGAACTGTGTGACGTGTGGTCAGTTGGGATCACAGCTATTGAGTTGGCAGAGCTCCAGCCTCCTCTGTTTGATACACACCCTTTGCG GGTCTTGGTCTTGATGACAAAGAGTTGCTACCAGTCTCCGAAGCTCAAGGAGAAAGGCCGGTG GACGCCAGCCTTCCACAACTTTGTCAAGGTGACACTAACAAAGAACCCCAAGAAGAGACCCAGTGCCTCCAAGATGCTTACT CATCAATTTGTTGCCCAGCAAGGCCTTGGCCGCAACTTGACCCTTGATTTACTTGAGAAGCTACGTGATCCTGACAAACTCTCCAGCTGCCGATGTGAGACAGAAGAAGAGGAACAAGAG ccCCCTCCTCCGGTGCCTCGAAGAATTCGCTCCAGCCAACGACAAGATGTGACCTCTCCTGGGTATGCTGAACCACAAG CTCATAATTTCCTCCTTGATCGCAGAAACCGGCGGAGTCTAGAGTCTCCAAATTTCACG GAAAATACCACAGACCCTGGTTATGGGACTGGCAGTGACCTCTACAGCTCTCCATTCAGTGGCAG aGAAGCAACAACAGACTCGgacaatgattatgatgatgtggACAT CCCCAGCAGACATCATGCAAGCAG TGAATCCTTATCTGCCAACGTCCCACCTCCACTACCTCCAAAG CCTAAACTCCGGACCCCATCAGATGAGACCGGGGTGGAGCGATCGGCCACAAGGTGCCCTTCCAAGCCCATATTCCGGGGAAGATGTTCCAGTGGACCGGTCACAAGCAGGGCTCCACAATTAATGTCTCCAATGGCAGCTGAGGGATCACACAGCTTTGCCAGATCAG TCCCTGAATTGCGGCCCATTCCCCCAGCTGAAGAGCCACCCATCCTTCCACCCAAaccagagaagaaagagaaacaa GACCGAGCACTTTTCAAAAAGGTGTTTAATGAATGCCCCTTACACATCATCTCAGCTACTAGTTGGACACATCCAAACACCAATG AACTTCATTTAATTCTGGGTGCTGAAGAAGGGATCTTTGCCTTGAATCGGAACGAGCTTGAGCCCACCCTAGAGCTG CTCTATCACAGCCGCACAACATGGGTATACTGCATTGGGAATGTCCTCATGTCACTTTCTG GAAAGTCCTCGCAGCTCTTCTCCCACAGTTTGCCGGGCCTCTATGAGCAGAGCAGACGAGAGCAGCGGCCTGGGATGGCCATTTCTCCCCACAGACTGCTACCTAG gaaaaatgTCATCACCACAAAGATCCAAGATACCAAAGGATGCCAGAGATGTTGCACAG CCATGAATGCACAAAGCAACTGCCACTACCTATGTGGAGCACTGGAGGCTGGTGTGGTGCTGTTGCAATGGTATGAGCCCATGCAGAAATTCATGCTGGTCAAG TATTTTGACTTCCCGCTCCCCTCTCCACTGCCTGTCTTCGAGATGCTTGTGGCTCCTGACCAGGAGTATCCCTTGGTTTGCTTTGGAGTGAGCAAGGGACCCTCAGGGCAGGCGGTCCAGTTCCGGATCATCAACCTCAATTCACTTACCTCCTGGTTCATTGATGACAGCAGCG CACCTGCATGCTCTGACCCTGTTCAGGTGACCCAGCTGGACAGCAAGAGAGTACTGGTTTTGATGCACA AGAGCATCCAGTTCGTCACCCTCCAAGGGCTGCTGCTTCAGAGCCCTCCACAACTGACCTGTGACGTGGAAGTGGAGTCACTTG CGGTAGTGCACAACACTGTGTATGCATTTTGGCGGCATGGAGTGCAGACGTGGCTTATTGGATCACGACAG GTGGCACAGGATCTGCGGGATAAGCGATGGACCTTCCGTCTACTGGGAGCCTCCAG CATTGTTGTGTTAGAGACGCGGCCTGTGGATGAACCCAACTCGACCAGCAACCTCTATGTGCCAGAATGA